Proteins from a genomic interval of Anolis sagrei isolate rAnoSag1 chromosome 1, rAnoSag1.mat, whole genome shotgun sequence:
- the CLEC14A gene encoding C-type lectin domain family 14 member A, producing MKGVLLAFLVLWQFFYTPGGSGILPSAFTKCQADSRTCYSAQLVRLAFQKAQEACMGQGGGLSTANNANEVSTILALLGNLGSTSGIHFFWLGLVRKAQQCTREDLPLRGFSWTSDGDFMEMARNKSGLGWLREPSKSCTVERCAGLQVMLGGPHLEPWGLRDHPCTKTSAGYICKYIYGGGCSTLKPSSSLRYILPHSHLQSAAVEFSPPGTELTLRCPGGQEAHFTCRLSTDGYHWEREMEERLCSCPSGYWSPREAACMQLDTCQDPQGAFFCLCALGSRLGTDAEACLQAAQNGGAASTSQPGLPSAVPSNSTVEEHFPTVVNGSMAEETPRPLSDSSNYVFILITVAVVMLVILVMAALQVFQLCFRRCSPSSSASKEPAGKDGAAIGAEKGDPEASATCTNSEHSLGPSKAESLEASPEEASLGGQLTEMD from the coding sequence ATGAAGGGAGTCTTATTGGCTTTTCTGGTACTATGGCAGTTTTTCTACACTCCAGGAGGCTCTGGgattcttccttctgccttcactaAGTGCCAGGCCGATTCAAGGACCTGCTACAGTGCCCAATTGGTCAGGCTGGCTTTCCAGAAGGCTCAGGAGGCCTGCATGGGACAAGGAGGTGGCCTTAGCACTGCCAACAATGCCAACGAAGTGAGCACCATTTTGGCTCTGCTTGGTAACCTAGGCAGCACCTCTGGCATCCACTTCTTCTGGCTGGGCTTAGTGAGGAAGGCTCAGCAGTGCACCAGGGAAGACCTGCCACTGAGGGGCTTTTCTTGGACCTCAGATGGTGATTTCATGGAGATGGCAAGGAACAAGAGTGGCCTCGGCTGGCTGAGGGAGCCCAGCAAGTCATGTACCGTGGAGCGCTGCGCTGGATTGCAGGTAATGCTGGGAGGACCTCATTTGGAGCCATGGGGCTTGAGGGATCACCCTTGCACTAAAACCAGTGCGGGTTATATCTGCAAATACATCTATGGTGGTGGCTGCTCCACTCTTAAGCCATCATCCAGCCTTCGGTACATATTGCCCCATTCCCACCTCCAAAGCGCAGCTGTTGAGTTCAGCCCGCCCGGAACGGAGCTCACTCTGAGGTGCCCCGGAGGTCAAGAAGCTCACTTCACTTGCCGCCTCTCAACTGATGGCTATCACtgggaaagagagatggaggagCGGCTCTGTTCCTGCCCCAGTGGATACTGGAGCCCCAGAGAGGCGGCCTGCATGCAGCTCGACACCTGTCAGGATCCTCAAGGTGCCTTCTTTTGCCTTTGTGCTTTGGGTTCCCGCTTAGGGACCGATGCAGAAGCCTGCCTCCAGGCTGCACAAAATGGTGGTGCTGCCTCAACATCACAGCCTGGCTTGCCTTCAGCAGTACCTAGCAACAGCACTGTGGAGGAGCACTTTCCTACTGTTGTCAATGGGAGTATGGCGGAGGAGACACCGCGGCCTCTGTCGGACTCCTCCAACTACGTCTTCATCCTCATCACGGTGGCTGTGGTGATGCTGGTGATCCTGGTCATGGCAGCGCTGCAGGTCTTCCAGCTCTGCTTCCGAAggtgctctccttcttcctctgctTCTAAGGAGCCTGCTGGGAAAGATGGAGCTGCTATTGGAGCTGAGAAAGGCGACCCTGAGGCCTCCGCCACCTGCACCAACTCAGAGCACTCTTTGGGGCCCAGCAAAGCCGAGTCCCTGGAGGCCTCACCAGAGGAGGCCTCACTAGGAGGCCAACTCACAGAAATGGACTAG